From a region of the Paraburkholderia caribensis genome:
- a CDS encoding SDR family NAD(P)-dependent oxidoreductase, whose protein sequence is MEIQQKRVLITGGSSGIGLALAHSLGSAGARIVITGRRAAVLDDAVKQLAAAGIAASAVVADASTDSGRAATLNGALDALGGLDVLVNNAGGVRAGRLEDTTEAEIRAMIDVDLLAPILLTQAALSKLRESGEGLVINVASGIALIGMPFYTTYAAVKAGLSQFGEALRRELVDEGVHVMTVYPGATDTPMMQTSKAGPDLGFVREPASAVAEAILDGIRTNAFEVIRGGQARAEMIARNREEPAALDRRFAGLKSQLAEAVRDHSAL, encoded by the coding sequence ATGGAAATACAGCAAAAGCGCGTCTTGATAACTGGGGGTTCGAGCGGAATCGGACTTGCACTGGCGCACTCGCTCGGCTCGGCTGGAGCCCGCATCGTAATCACCGGCAGACGGGCCGCCGTTCTCGATGACGCGGTGAAACAGCTGGCTGCAGCTGGCATCGCGGCGAGCGCAGTCGTCGCGGATGCGTCAACAGATTCCGGCCGTGCGGCAACGTTGAATGGCGCTCTTGACGCGCTCGGAGGCCTGGACGTTTTGGTCAATAACGCCGGCGGCGTACGGGCAGGACGGCTGGAAGACACGACGGAAGCGGAAATCCGCGCGATGATCGACGTCGACCTGCTGGCTCCGATTCTGTTGACCCAGGCTGCCTTGTCGAAGCTGCGCGAGAGCGGTGAAGGGCTCGTGATCAATGTTGCATCCGGCATCGCGCTGATCGGTATGCCCTTTTACACAACTTATGCGGCAGTAAAGGCTGGGCTCTCCCAGTTCGGCGAGGCGTTGCGCCGCGAACTCGTGGATGAAGGTGTACATGTCATGACCGTGTATCCAGGGGCAACCGATACACCGATGATGCAGACGTCGAAAGCTGGCCCAGACCTGGGATTTGTGCGCGAACCGGCGTCAGCGGTGGCCGAGGCAATCCTGGATGGCATCCGTACCAACGCTTTCGAGGTCATCCGGGGCGGCCAGGCACGAGCAGAGATGATTGCCCGCAACAGAGAAGAGCCAGCAGCCCTGGACCGGCGGTTCGCCGGTCTCAAATCG
- a CDS encoding TetR/AcrR family transcriptional regulator translates to MARPREFDETAVLDAAVHQFWLYGYEATSVRDLAQSMGMTGASLYNAFGDKRSLFRKALAHYVAKSFGDRVSRFEQLPPRDAIVAFFDEIVDRSISDEDRKGCLLINSALEVAPHDPEFQETIAGVLVEVEDFFRRCVSAGQRSGHISDDQSADDLARILLSTLLGIRVLARARPERALLTGLLRPVHALLGLQV, encoded by the coding sequence ATGGCTCGACCGAGGGAGTTTGACGAAACAGCGGTGCTAGACGCGGCCGTCCACCAGTTCTGGCTTTACGGTTACGAAGCGACGTCGGTGCGAGACCTTGCACAGAGCATGGGAATGACGGGCGCCAGCCTATACAACGCATTCGGAGACAAGCGCTCCCTGTTCCGAAAGGCACTGGCACATTACGTTGCAAAGAGCTTCGGCGACCGGGTATCGCGCTTTGAGCAACTGCCGCCGCGAGATGCAATCGTCGCGTTTTTTGACGAAATCGTCGATCGCTCGATTTCTGACGAAGACCGAAAGGGGTGCCTCCTGATTAACTCAGCGCTTGAGGTCGCGCCTCACGATCCCGAGTTCCAGGAAACGATCGCTGGTGTCCTCGTAGAGGTTGAAGATTTTTTTCGACGTTGCGTATCCGCAGGTCAGCGCAGCGGCCATATCTCCGACGACCAGTCCGCTGATGACCTTGCGCGCATTCTTTTGAGTACGTTGCTCGGAATACGGGTGCTTGCACGCGCCCGGCCCGAGCGTGCGCTTCTCACAGGATTACTGCGCCCCGTGCACGCATTGCTGGGCTTACAGGTCTGA
- a CDS encoding HD-GYP domain-containing protein yields MVTRQFRQHFNRSMMISRLANYFLGKNEVAPPSDYRLLTSLLSLAWVVEARDPYTGGHLWRVSRFANMLARKAGLSDKDAWVVSIGGFLHDLGKIAVPDAVLKKADRLTDEEFAAIKTHPDVGRTLLAQHPLGAVVLDAVYSHHERPDSKGYPQGLSGSAIPRASAIIGICDAFDAMTSNRPYRKGMPVEQALSIIAKNLGTQFDREFGEAFLQLGRAENLYHIVEHSDEGIPLQRCFGCGPTMVVKRETTVGASIFCPVCHGGYTFTGLLAVPEPSGELANAADIQAHPDEELIARIVGKAWDTYLAPLAR; encoded by the coding sequence ATGGTAACTCGGCAATTTCGACAACACTTCAACCGTTCAATGATGATCTCTCGACTCGCCAACTACTTCCTCGGAAAAAATGAGGTGGCGCCGCCTTCTGACTACCGTCTCCTGACGAGTCTGTTATCGCTCGCGTGGGTCGTAGAGGCGCGCGACCCTTACACGGGTGGTCATCTATGGAGGGTCTCGAGATTTGCGAATATGCTGGCGCGCAAGGCAGGACTTTCCGATAAGGACGCGTGGGTCGTATCCATCGGTGGGTTCCTTCACGATCTGGGCAAAATTGCAGTCCCCGATGCGGTATTGAAGAAAGCCGACAGGCTTACGGATGAGGAGTTCGCCGCAATCAAGACACATCCAGACGTCGGCCGGACGCTGCTCGCGCAGCACCCTCTGGGCGCGGTTGTTCTCGACGCCGTGTATTCGCATCATGAGCGTCCCGATAGCAAGGGCTACCCTCAGGGCCTTTCCGGCAGCGCCATCCCTCGAGCTTCGGCGATCATCGGTATCTGCGACGCGTTCGACGCGATGACGAGCAATCGCCCGTATCGCAAAGGGATGCCCGTTGAGCAAGCGCTATCGATTATCGCCAAGAATCTTGGCACGCAGTTCGACCGGGAATTTGGCGAAGCATTCCTGCAACTGGGCAGGGCTGAAAATCTTTACCACATTGTCGAACATAGCGACGAAGGCATTCCGCTTCAGCGTTGTTTTGGATGTGGCCCGACCATGGTGGTCAAACGAGAAACCACTGTCGGCGCATCTATTTTCTGCCCCGTCTGTCACGGTGGCTACACCTTCACCGGACTTCTGGCTGTGCCCGAGCCGTCGGGCGAGCTGGCGAACGCTGCGGATATCCAGGCACATCCGGACGAAGAGCTGATCGCACGAATCGTCGGCAAGGCGTGGGATACGTACCTCGCGCCCCTGGCGCGGTAG
- a CDS encoding DUF1109 domain-containing protein codes for MKTDTLISLLVSDLDPVDQVVPWSRFWPSIAYAVGASCIFMVLLYGLHPDLEEMLFAPVFWAKLALPVSLAGIVAMVTMRLSYPGVPIGVPAVCWMLPILCVACWGAYLLVNTSTGERASLILGRTWRTCSLNITLLSIPAFIAITRTLRSLAPTRLRVAGAAAGLLSGALGATVYCAHCPEMSPVFWATWYVPGMCVPAVAGALLGPRLLRW; via the coding sequence TTGAAAACAGACACGCTAATCTCCCTACTGGTATCAGATCTGGACCCGGTGGACCAGGTGGTCCCCTGGAGCCGCTTCTGGCCGTCGATAGCGTATGCAGTTGGCGCATCCTGTATCTTCATGGTGCTGCTCTACGGTCTTCATCCTGATCTTGAAGAGATGCTCTTTGCTCCCGTCTTCTGGGCGAAGTTAGCACTTCCCGTATCTCTCGCCGGCATCGTGGCGATGGTCACGATGCGCCTCTCCTATCCGGGCGTCCCGATTGGTGTTCCAGCCGTCTGCTGGATGCTCCCCATCCTGTGCGTCGCTTGCTGGGGAGCCTATCTGCTGGTGAACACGTCGACAGGCGAGCGCGCTTCGCTCATTCTCGGCCGCACATGGCGCACGTGCTCACTGAACATAACGCTCCTTTCCATCCCGGCCTTTATCGCAATCACCCGAACCCTGCGGAGCCTCGCGCCAACACGATTGAGAGTTGCCGGCGCTGCGGCAGGGCTATTATCAGGTGCGCTCGGCGCAACGGTCTACTGCGCTCATTGCCCGGAAATGAGTCCCGTTTTCTGGGCGACCTGGTACGTGCCAGGCATGTGCGTTCCTGCAGTAGCAGGCGCATTGCTCGGACCTCGCTTGCTCCGATGGTAA
- a CDS encoding lactonase family protein yields the protein MKLRLAAAATMSVFLAACGGSDNSKPTTTVAQLFAQTNDTNNAVVHFTRNQDGTLVAKGSVLTGGKGTNGVNYFMGNITAPDALTSNNSVIVSPDKSRLFVANAGDNSVTTFAIGATGDLTVQAVSPTGGVRPTSLAFSNGVLYVTHQQGAQELGAYRVGQDGKLTQIAQYVVANQDALPTQVAISPDGKFVVVNGFLKSVSPVTPLNMLLAYPINSDGSLGMPVSSASAGVGPFGGRFASGPLSSVFAVTEAAGGTASSYSFSSAGAFSVLSGPVTVTGQQAPCWISLTPDNHFAYVGNGSGAVSLFALDGTGKLSLVNAVAATETPVAGQTSAFANDSWISPDGKFLYQDYAGDDKIVAYSIGGNGSLAKLGEQPANTQSKISLQGLAGI from the coding sequence ATGAAACTCAGGCTGGCAGCGGCGGCAACTATGTCTGTCTTCCTCGCGGCATGTGGCGGATCGGATAACAGCAAACCCACTACGACTGTTGCGCAACTCTTCGCACAGACAAATGATACAAACAACGCCGTGGTCCACTTCACCCGAAATCAGGACGGAACCCTGGTCGCAAAGGGTAGTGTGCTGACGGGCGGCAAGGGCACAAACGGCGTCAATTACTTCATGGGCAACATTACTGCTCCTGATGCATTGACCAGTAACAACAGCGTCATTGTGTCGCCCGACAAGTCGCGCTTATTTGTAGCGAATGCGGGCGACAATTCCGTCACCACGTTCGCGATTGGTGCGACCGGTGACCTCACGGTGCAGGCTGTATCGCCGACAGGTGGTGTACGCCCAACTTCGCTGGCATTTTCAAATGGCGTGCTCTATGTTACCCATCAGCAGGGCGCGCAGGAGCTAGGCGCATATCGCGTGGGACAAGACGGGAAGTTGACGCAGATTGCGCAGTATGTGGTCGCGAATCAGGATGCGCTTCCGACACAGGTCGCGATCAGCCCCGACGGAAAATTTGTCGTCGTGAATGGCTTTCTTAAGTCTGTATCTCCGGTGACGCCGCTTAACATGCTCCTTGCGTACCCGATCAACAGCGATGGTTCCCTCGGAATGCCAGTGTCGAGCGCTTCGGCAGGTGTTGGTCCGTTTGGCGGTCGCTTCGCGTCGGGCCCGTTGTCGTCTGTCTTTGCGGTGACGGAAGCTGCAGGTGGCACAGCGAGTTCATACTCTTTCTCGTCTGCTGGCGCTTTCAGTGTCCTTAGCGGACCAGTGACAGTTACGGGGCAGCAGGCACCGTGCTGGATTTCTCTCACACCCGATAATCACTTCGCTTATGTGGGAAATGGCAGTGGGGCTGTTTCACTGTTCGCGCTTGACGGCACCGGCAAGCTGAGCCTCGTGAATGCCGTCGCGGCGACGGAGACACCGGTAGCGGGCCAGACGTCTGCATTCGCAAACGACTCCTGGATAAGCCCCGACGGGAAGTTCCTGTACCAGGACTATGCGGGCGACGACAAGATTGTCGCGTACTCGATTGGCGGCAATGGTTCACTTGCGAAGCTTGGAGAGCAACCGGCAAACACCCAGTCAAAGATAAGCCTGCAAGGCCTCGCAGGTATCTGA
- a CDS encoding methyl-accepting chemotaxis protein has protein sequence MKSMTVSKKLGLAFGLVVLISLVGSAISLVNFLKLNQANGWNVHSYQVLRANDDMLTNLVNMETGVRGFVVSGEERFLEPYAAGRKQFANSFDVARSLTADNAAQQQRLETLRDMHQKVADIDEKLIAMRRDVDAGRQPLDRLIDYFKQGNDKQFMDRYRAISAELSNAEQSLLDQRSGEVSSMTVSTKLALAVSGSLTVVISIVLGVFITRGIMRALGGEPAEAAKAVQRVAEGDLDARVTLAPNDRASVMASVESMRQQLRGIVSDIHSTAETITNSAGEIAQGNLDLSQRTEEQAASLQETAASMEELTSTVRQNAENAKQANALAGKACEVATRGGEAVNEVVDSMRAISASSGKVADIITVIEGIAFQTNILALNAAVEAARAGEQGRGFAVVAGEVRTLAQRSASAAKEVKELITSSVESVAKGSEQVERAGATMSDIVQSVRQLTDIMGEIASASDEQGTGIEQVNVAVGQMDSVTQQNAALVEQASAAAQAMAHQATSLRQAVSVFKLGHSPV, from the coding sequence ATGAAATCCATGACTGTCAGTAAAAAACTCGGCTTGGCATTTGGCCTCGTCGTACTCATATCGTTAGTCGGCAGTGCGATATCGTTAGTTAATTTTCTAAAGCTTAATCAGGCAAACGGATGGAATGTTCACAGCTATCAGGTGCTGCGAGCCAACGACGACATGTTGACGAACCTGGTGAACATGGAAACCGGTGTGCGTGGCTTCGTTGTGTCAGGCGAAGAGCGGTTCCTCGAACCCTATGCTGCCGGCCGTAAGCAGTTCGCGAACTCGTTCGACGTCGCCCGCAGCCTGACCGCAGACAACGCTGCGCAGCAGCAGCGCCTCGAAACGTTGCGCGACATGCATCAGAAGGTCGCAGACATCGACGAGAAGCTGATCGCGATGCGGCGGGATGTCGACGCCGGCAGGCAGCCTCTCGACCGTCTGATCGACTACTTTAAGCAGGGCAACGACAAGCAGTTCATGGACCGCTATCGTGCCATTTCGGCAGAACTGAGCAACGCCGAACAGTCTTTGCTTGATCAGCGTTCGGGCGAAGTCAGCAGCATGACGGTGTCGACAAAGCTGGCGCTCGCCGTCTCGGGCTCGCTTACAGTTGTCATTTCCATCGTGCTCGGTGTCTTCATCACCCGGGGTATCATGCGCGCGTTGGGGGGTGAGCCGGCTGAGGCTGCCAAAGCAGTGCAACGGGTTGCGGAAGGTGATCTGGATGCGCGCGTTACGCTTGCGCCGAATGACCGGGCGAGCGTGATGGCGTCGGTCGAATCAATGCGGCAGCAGCTGCGCGGTATCGTTTCGGATATCCATTCCACGGCAGAAACCATTACGAACTCGGCGGGCGAGATCGCGCAAGGCAACCTGGACTTGTCGCAGCGCACGGAAGAACAGGCGGCGTCGCTGCAGGAAACCGCAGCTAGCATGGAGGAGTTGACATCCACCGTACGTCAGAACGCCGAAAACGCGAAGCAGGCAAACGCCCTTGCCGGAAAGGCATGCGAGGTGGCGACGCGTGGTGGCGAAGCGGTGAATGAGGTGGTCGATTCCATGCGCGCAATATCGGCCAGTTCGGGCAAGGTGGCCGACATCATCACCGTGATCGAAGGCATTGCTTTCCAGACCAATATCCTTGCGCTGAACGCCGCGGTCGAGGCAGCCAGGGCGGGCGAACAGGGCCGTGGCTTTGCAGTTGTGGCAGGCGAAGTGCGCACGCTAGCCCAGCGCAGTGCCAGCGCGGCCAAGGAGGTCAAGGAACTCATCACCAGTTCAGTGGAAAGCGTGGCAAAGGGCTCAGAGCAGGTGGAGAGAGCGGGTGCGACCATGTCCGACATCGTTCAGTCGGTGAGGCAATTGACGGACATCATGGGGGAAATCGCGTCGGCGTCGGACGAACAGGGAACGGGCATCGAGCAGGTGAACGTGGCGGTGGGACAGATGGACTCGGTGACGCAGCAAAATGCCGCGCTGGTTGAGCAGGCGTCGGCTGCTGCGCAGGCGATGGCGCATCAGGCGACATCGCTTCGGCAGGCGGTCAGCGTATTCAAACTCGGGCACTCGCCCGTGTGA
- a CDS encoding DUF2866 domain-containing protein — translation MSEDMARNKQSNELDGLKLRGCRISLEIRHPFGHAYRIVEWLDRTGCVVRQAVGPHTTATAVIALIQSAPSGSRHRLRDDGPEPPASLRRRGKPSLST, via the coding sequence ATGAGTGAAGACATGGCGCGTAATAAACAATCTAATGAACTTGACGGGTTGAAGCTTCGTGGATGCCGAATTTCATTGGAAATTCGCCATCCCTTTGGCCATGCGTACCGGATCGTCGAGTGGCTGGATCGTACAGGCTGCGTCGTTCGACAAGCAGTCGGCCCTCACACGACGGCGACGGCCGTGATAGCGTTGATTCAGTCTGCGCCGTCTGGATCCCGACACCGGCTACGCGATGATGGGCCGGAGCCCCCAGCAAGTTTGCGCCGTCGTGGCAAGCCATCGCTATCGACGTGA
- a CDS encoding sigma-70 family RNA polymerase sigma factor encodes MSKVSDLIRPAAKLVMGEEPARSRAAWLANEFRSSYGWLKSKLHRRLGSAADAEDLASSSFVELAGVEDLASVREPRALLTVIAQRLTYELWRRRDLERAYLESLAHSDEPVAPSAESISEISQALALIDRALDGLSPKAKSAFIYSQVDGLTYAEIASILGVSSSMVRKYIAQALTRCYLIS; translated from the coding sequence ATGAGCAAGGTTTCAGATCTAATACGACCGGCGGCGAAGCTAGTTATGGGCGAAGAACCTGCTCGTTCGCGCGCGGCATGGCTCGCAAATGAATTTCGGTCAAGCTACGGATGGTTGAAATCGAAGCTGCATCGTCGCCTCGGTTCGGCCGCTGATGCTGAAGACCTCGCTTCATCCTCGTTTGTCGAGCTTGCGGGGGTTGAAGACCTTGCCTCTGTCCGCGAGCCGCGCGCACTTCTGACGGTCATCGCTCAACGGCTGACTTACGAGTTGTGGCGGCGACGGGACCTCGAACGAGCGTACTTGGAGTCGCTGGCACACAGTGATGAGCCCGTTGCGCCGTCCGCCGAATCCATCTCAGAGATTTCCCAGGCACTCGCGCTCATCGACCGGGCGCTTGATGGACTATCGCCCAAAGCAAAAAGCGCCTTCATATATAGTCAGGTGGATGGATTGACCTACGCAGAGATAGCCTCGATTCTGGGCGTATCGTCCAGTATGGTCCGCAAATACATCGCCCAAGCGCTCACACGATGCTACCTGATAAGTTAA
- a CDS encoding DUF4880 domain-containing protein has product MLPDKLTASDDVPTHDVAIQEAIEWEVALRAGDVSSDERARFENWRLADPSHDAAWAKLQARLKKFSALEGASSAAVRRAVDEPSHTRRRLLKIGAGVATGVLAGVGTKELIKAFALDADLHNGDAAPENVALDDGVRLTLGASTRVYVPAKGPQGDIFVASGQIATGARTETSSLIAVRTRDGMVQTSTAKLSVDALRTHTVVAVQGGDAILTDRNGGRVKAIDGTAWSLSSHRIQRMPETSSDIFAWTTGTLVVLDRAVPDVVETLGRYFKGYVRFPSAALSRRVSGVFPLDDIEASLRQLAEGLGLSLSFYGKALAIAT; this is encoded by the coding sequence ATGCTACCTGATAAGTTAACTGCGTCCGATGACGTTCCTACGCATGATGTCGCCATCCAAGAGGCAATCGAGTGGGAGGTGGCCTTGCGTGCCGGCGACGTTTCATCTGATGAGCGTGCCAGATTCGAGAACTGGCGGCTTGCAGACCCGTCCCACGATGCCGCTTGGGCGAAGCTCCAAGCCCGGCTTAAAAAGTTTTCTGCACTCGAGGGTGCCTCAAGTGCCGCGGTTCGGCGAGCCGTAGATGAACCATCGCACACGCGGCGGCGACTGCTGAAGATTGGCGCAGGCGTAGCCACTGGTGTGCTCGCGGGTGTCGGCACGAAAGAACTGATTAAAGCTTTTGCACTTGATGCGGACTTACACAACGGCGATGCGGCTCCGGAAAACGTGGCGCTCGACGACGGCGTGCGGCTTACGTTGGGTGCGTCCACACGTGTCTACGTGCCGGCCAAGGGCCCACAGGGCGACATTTTCGTCGCCTCTGGACAGATTGCTACCGGGGCTCGCACTGAGACCAGTAGCCTGATAGCCGTCAGGACGCGCGACGGCATGGTCCAGACCAGTACCGCCAAGCTGAGCGTGGATGCCCTGCGAACGCATACGGTTGTGGCCGTGCAAGGCGGGGACGCTATCCTTACTGACCGCAATGGAGGGCGTGTGAAGGCCATCGACGGAACGGCGTGGTCGCTTTCCTCGCATCGAATTCAGCGGATGCCAGAGACGTCGTCGGACATTTTCGCGTGGACAACAGGCACCTTGGTCGTTCTTGACCGCGCGGTTCCCGATGTCGTGGAAACGCTCGGACGGTACTTCAAGGGCTATGTCCGTTTTCCCAGTGCTGCATTGAGCCGACGAGTCAGTGGCGTCTTTCCGCTCGACGACATCGAAGCCTCCCTAAGGCAACTCGCTGAAGGACTAGGGCTTAGTCTGAGCTTCTACGGGAAGGCCCTTGCAATCGCCACCTGA
- a CDS encoding Lrp/AsnC family transcriptional regulator, whose product MIDHIDKAILSVLQQDSTLSVADIADRVNLSTTPCWRRIQKLEQDGVIARRAVLLNAEKLNLGVTVLVEIKTAEHTAKWLKRFCEVVADIPEVVEVYRMSGHIDYMLKVVVPDIAAYDGVYKRLISEVDIFDVSSSFSMETIKHTTILPLNYVS is encoded by the coding sequence GTGATTGACCACATCGACAAGGCAATCCTATCGGTCCTACAACAGGACAGCACGCTCTCTGTGGCTGACATTGCAGACCGTGTGAATCTGTCAACGACCCCGTGCTGGCGCCGGATTCAAAAGCTTGAGCAAGACGGTGTCATTGCACGCCGTGCCGTGTTGCTCAACGCGGAGAAGCTCAACCTCGGCGTTACGGTACTAGTGGAAATCAAGACTGCCGAGCATACGGCCAAATGGCTCAAGCGGTTCTGTGAAGTGGTCGCCGATATTCCAGAAGTGGTGGAGGTATACCGCATGAGTGGGCATATCGACTACATGTTGAAGGTCGTCGTTCCTGATATTGCCGCGTACGACGGCGTCTACAAACGCTTGATTAGCGAAGTGGACATTTTCGACGTGAGTTCGAGCTTTTCCATGGAAACAATCAAGCACACGACCATCCTTCCGCTGAACTATGTCTCATGA
- a CDS encoding TonB-dependent siderophore receptor — MKNKLGVRSIKSNVSGIAIAMAVAQVFFSAVACAQTGVEHTYHIASGPLDRTLVEIAQSSKVRLSYDASLVQSLKSAPVDGTYTPEEAIRHALSGTGLKLESTPTGTLTITKENAAASANVGGTVTAATAAAPASGASAPAAAVAASVDTTLPLISVAAQRDSGGTGFVTESSSTFTRTDTPLSQTPTSVSSVNAAVISSQNAQTLTDVLKNVAGVTTYPSGLGLPSYAVRGFQNAAVLTDGMPTSQAGGLGSAANLTPTIAISSVEVLKGPAAILAGDAPAGGVINITKKAPQADPFHEVQFSYGKYGNLTGSFDSTGAITPDKKLMYRFVLSDQGGGQNSMGYDGPTNFYFAPTLEWKDSTTDITVGYDRTVSYNPMPQYAIGKSSGGILSTRIDHPLGNPSDGFSMRQDDFFYKFEQKLGSHFTFVSKANYTETQELQRGWQPVTALSATNGAPFMSFDTTSETYNWTFENYLRAKYDFGAVKTTTLFGWDYTTGHFNEFEWNDGGKIVSVKNIFNPPTFPQLTSNGSGLSYAIREMQSQSGFFLQEQANWQRLHVLGSIRNNQYWQGGVNETITSAGELTDSPKGEHQSAWTPNLGLLYQLTEDVSAYANYQAGFQPSAATTFGGGTLPPQRSKQEEVGLKGNFLDDKLSVTVAAYRISYTNQNISDPIHRGFYIAAGGAVSRGFELEVQGQILPGLNLIGQYTYDDYVRPYSPTLAVNLPKHSANLWTTYNFQTAALQGLGVGLGFTFASSQEVGTNSKYPIGSQLETDASIFYRHKNFGLNLAVKNLFNRNLYYSSTTSTFIPMGTTRTVLLTSTFDF, encoded by the coding sequence GTGAAGAACAAGCTTGGCGTGCGCAGTATTAAAAGTAATGTCTCAGGCATCGCCATCGCGATGGCAGTTGCCCAGGTCTTCTTCAGTGCTGTTGCGTGCGCGCAGACTGGCGTAGAGCACACCTACCACATCGCGAGCGGTCCGCTGGACCGGACGTTGGTAGAAATTGCACAGTCCTCCAAGGTCCGACTGAGCTATGACGCTTCCCTCGTCCAATCGCTCAAATCGGCTCCGGTGGACGGTACGTATACCCCGGAAGAAGCTATTCGTCACGCGCTTTCCGGCACGGGGCTCAAGCTTGAAAGTACGCCGACCGGAACCCTCACCATCACCAAAGAAAATGCAGCGGCGAGTGCGAACGTTGGCGGAACGGTAACTGCCGCGACAGCCGCTGCGCCGGCGTCAGGTGCGTCGGCTCCAGCGGCGGCAGTCGCAGCTAGCGTCGATACGACGTTGCCGCTCATCAGCGTAGCCGCGCAGCGCGACTCGGGCGGCACTGGCTTTGTAACGGAGTCGTCCAGTACATTCACGCGTACGGATACCCCGCTCAGTCAGACTCCCACCTCCGTTTCGTCGGTGAACGCCGCGGTAATTTCGAGTCAAAACGCACAGACGCTGACCGATGTTCTCAAAAATGTGGCCGGTGTCACTACCTATCCGAGCGGGCTCGGACTGCCGAGTTACGCGGTGCGCGGCTTTCAGAATGCTGCAGTGCTGACCGATGGCATGCCTACTTCACAGGCGGGTGGCCTGGGTTCAGCAGCAAACCTCACCCCGACCATTGCTATTTCGAGCGTGGAAGTCCTGAAAGGGCCCGCGGCAATCCTGGCTGGCGATGCACCGGCCGGAGGCGTGATTAACATCACGAAGAAGGCGCCCCAAGCCGACCCGTTTCACGAAGTACAATTTAGCTATGGCAAGTACGGCAATCTCACGGGTTCGTTCGACAGCACCGGCGCCATCACTCCAGACAAAAAGCTGATGTACCGCTTTGTCCTATCGGATCAGGGTGGTGGTCAAAATTCGATGGGCTATGATGGTCCTACCAACTTCTATTTTGCGCCGACGCTCGAGTGGAAAGATAGCACCACCGATATTACCGTCGGATATGACCGCACTGTGTCATATAACCCGATGCCGCAGTACGCGATAGGTAAGAGTTCTGGCGGGATACTCAGTACCCGAATTGACCATCCACTGGGAAACCCCAGTGACGGCTTCTCGATGCGTCAGGATGACTTCTTCTACAAGTTCGAGCAAAAACTTGGCTCGCACTTCACATTTGTGAGCAAGGCGAACTATACGGAAACGCAGGAGCTACAACGTGGTTGGCAGCCGGTGACGGCGCTATCAGCGACGAACGGCGCACCTTTTATGTCTTTCGATACAACGTCAGAGACGTACAACTGGACGTTCGAAAATTATCTCCGTGCGAAATATGATTTCGGTGCGGTGAAAACGACGACCTTATTTGGCTGGGACTACACGACCGGGCATTTCAACGAGTTTGAATGGAACGACGGCGGGAAAATCGTTTCTGTGAAAAATATCTTCAATCCGCCGACGTTTCCGCAACTTACCAGCAACGGAAGCGGCCTGAGTTATGCGATTCGTGAAATGCAAAGCCAGTCCGGGTTTTTCCTTCAGGAACAAGCCAACTGGCAACGCCTGCACGTGCTGGGCTCCATCCGGAACAATCAATATTGGCAAGGCGGCGTAAATGAGACCATCACCTCCGCTGGTGAACTGACGGACAGTCCAAAAGGGGAACACCAAAGCGCGTGGACGCCTAACCTCGGACTGCTTTACCAGTTGACCGAGGATGTATCCGCGTACGCGAACTATCAGGCGGGCTTCCAGCCTTCGGCTGCGACGACCTTCGGGGGAGGGACGCTGCCGCCGCAGAGAAGCAAACAGGAGGAAGTTGGTCTAAAGGGAAACTTCCTGGATGACAAGCTGTCCGTCACGGTTGCAGCCTATCGAATTTCCTACACGAACCAGAATATCTCGGACCCCATCCATCGGGGGTTCTATATTGCTGCCGGCGGCGCGGTCAGTCGCGGCTTCGAACTGGAAGTGCAAGGCCAGATTCTCCCTGGGCTGAATCTTATCGGCCAATATACGTACGACGATTACGTAAGGCCGTATAGCCCGACGCTCGCTGTCAATCTGCCGAAACATTCTGCGAATCTCTGGACGACCTACAACTTCCAGACTGCGGCACTTCAGGGCCTCGGAGTCGGTCTCGGATTTACCTTCGCAAGTTCACAGGAAGTGGGTACGAACAGCAAATACCCTATAGGAAGTCAACTCGAGACTGACGCCTCAATCTTCTATCGTCACAAAAATTTCGGTCTGAACCTTGCTGTCAAGAATCTGTTCAATCGCAACCTGTACTACAGCAGCACTACGTCTACCTTCATTCCAATGGGGACAACGCGCACTGTTCTGCTGACCAGCACATTCGACTTCTGA